In Abditibacteriota bacterium, a single window of DNA contains:
- a CDS encoding serine acetyltransferase, with the protein MNINKLIKEDLSRYEVLTPWLRLFHISLRKAQYSKNPLERKFYSALFSLLRRQQHMLIWPEGKIGRGLCMIHAFGAGVNAAAELGDNVTLHQFVAIGQENRGKRKGAPILGNRVWVGPGAVVVGRIHIGDDVLIAPNSYVNCDVPSHSIVMGNPCRIIPRDNATEGYVTLPVPEEEADE; encoded by the coding sequence ATGAATATCAACAAGCTTATCAAAGAGGACCTGTCCCGCTACGAGGTCCTGACCCCCTGGCTCAGACTGTTTCATATTTCGCTGCGCAAGGCCCAGTATTCCAAAAACCCGCTGGAGAGGAAGTTCTACAGCGCCCTGTTCAGCCTTTTGCGCCGTCAGCAGCATATGCTCATATGGCCTGAGGGCAAGATAGGCAGGGGCCTTTGCATGATCCACGCCTTCGGCGCCGGAGTCAACGCCGCCGCGGAGCTGGGAGACAACGTGACCCTGCACCAGTTCGTGGCCATAGGCCAGGAGAACAGGGGCAAGAGAAAGGGCGCTCCCATCCTGGGCAACCGGGTGTGGGTAGGCCCCGGCGCCGTGGTGGTGGGCCGGATACACATAGGCGACGACGTGTTGATCGCCCCCAATTCCTACGTCAACTGCGACGTGCCCTCCCATTCCATAGTGATGGGCAACCCCTGCAGGATCATCCCGAGAGACAACGCCACCGAGGGCTACGTCACCCTGCCGGTGCCCGAAGAGGAAGCCGATGAATAA